A single window of Thermodesulfovibrionia bacterium DNA harbors:
- a CDS encoding prepilin-type N-terminal cleavage/methylation domain-containing protein, whose translation MLTILKLNKKQGFSLVELSIVLVIIGLLIAALVKGKAVLENARIKRVIGDVETIVSAYNTYYDLYSAYPGDDKFASGRWSTLVTLTDTVNAGNALIGGTLCNTGPADGTECNEAWQELRAALMVQGDPLATGASALPTHTLGGIIWLWNSADDGIAATDFGISGVRNYIGVTNLRSEVAEVIDNKFDDGIYNSGSVRGSADYSLDPETIVEIYYAL comes from the coding sequence ATGTTAACCATACTGAAACTGAATAAAAAACAGGGATTTTCACTGGTTGAGCTTTCAATAGTCCTGGTGATAATAGGCCTGCTTATCGCTGCGCTTGTCAAGGGAAAGGCTGTGCTTGAGAATGCGAGGATCAAGAGGGTCATAGGAGATGTCGAGACTATCGTTTCTGCCTATAATACTTACTATGACCTCTATAGCGCTTATCCGGGAGATGACAAGTTTGCAAGCGGAAGATGGTCCACTCTTGTTACGCTCACTGATACTGTAAATGCTGGGAACGCTCTGATCGGCGGAACATTATGTAACACAGGCCCTGCTGATGGAACTGAGTGCAACGAGGCGTGGCAGGAATTAAGGGCGGCGCTTATGGTGCAGGGTGATCCGCTTGCTACAGGTGCGTCTGCTCTGCCTACTCATACGCTTGGCGGAATCATCTGGCTATGGAATAGTGCGGATGACGGAATCGCTGCAACTGATTTCGGCATAAGCGGGGTCAGAAATTATATAGGTGTTACAAACTTAAGAAGCGAGGTTGCTGAAGTAATAGATAACAAGTTTGATGACGGTATTTATAATTCAGGCAGTGTCCGAGGCAGTGCTGATTACAGCCTGGATCCCGAAACGATAGTAGAGATATATTATGCGTTATAG
- a CDS encoding GIY-YIG nuclease family protein has protein sequence MFYIYILKSEVDGSFYTGQCQNIQERVLRHNNGYTKSTKAKRPWQMVYHESYKTRSEAIIREIQIKKMKSRKYINELIYNLPERQPQGD, from the coding sequence ATGTTTTACATTTACATCCTCAAAAGTGAAGTAGATGGCTCGTTCTACACCGGACAGTGCCAAAATATTCAGGAAAGAGTACTTCGACATAATAATGGGTATACAAAATCAACAAAAGCAAAAAGGCCCTGGCAAATGGTGTATCATGAATCTTACAAAACTCGAAGTGAAGCTATTATCAGAGAGATACAAATAAAGAAGATGAAAAGCCGTAAATACATAAATGAACTGATATACAACTTACCCGAAAGACAACCGCAGGGCGATTAG
- a CDS encoding response regulator: MSVKILIVDDDVALATQLKWFLPKKYVSVLAHTAEDALAFFRDNNIDIVLLDLGLPPYENTPEVGLKLLNDMLAEKPGMKIVVLTGQKERNVAVKAISQGAFDYLMKPVGEGKLVDSLKRAEFFADIQTDIPAEEKSIKINPQSLNEGFETLKEDMKKHIIQEALENTGNNVSKTAKLLGLRRTSVYYYINKYNLRTKD, translated from the coding sequence ATGTCTGTAAAGATCTTAATTGTTGATGATGATGTTGCTCTTGCTACACAGCTCAAATGGTTTTTGCCGAAAAAATATGTGTCTGTACTTGCGCATACTGCTGAAGATGCCCTCGCCTTTTTCCGGGATAATAATATTGATATAGTCCTGCTGGACCTTGGGCTTCCCCCATATGAGAATACTCCTGAGGTAGGCCTCAAACTTTTGAATGATATGCTTGCTGAGAAGCCCGGAATGAAGATAGTTGTTCTGACAGGCCAGAAGGAGAGGAATGTTGCGGTAAAGGCGATATCCCAGGGTGCGTTCGATTATCTCATGAAACCGGTTGGAGAGGGCAAGCTTGTGGACTCTCTGAAAAGAGCCGAGTTTTTTGCTGATATACAGACTGATATACCGGCTGAAGAAAAGTCGATCAAGATAAACCCGCAGAGCCTCAATGAGGGCTTCGAGACCCTTAAAGAGGACATGAAGAAGCATATCATCCAAGAAGCCCTGGAGAATACGGGAAACAATGTATCAAAGACCGCCAAGCTTCTCGGCCTCAGAAGGACATCCGTCTATTACTATATCAATAAGTATAATCTGAGAACCAAGGATTAA
- a CDS encoding ATP-binding protein, translating into MKLLILFTIACAVGLISLIITRTYRKNRAAIIFFTADIALLIVIYYFMINLYYIFAYLALLFLFLFILSIMRVTSKNRSFLVKDSLLSPDTRRSSYSSVREGINSVIKYASFGHLALSSILVSVFMLPEIYHSIAITAGVGIAFFSLINLSLVRQRKNLLVYDKVFLHVLYIKVIALALSMNPFFLWNYSYISPLSSLLVIAAGYGVLLKGELFIFRVRASADMLWKALLLISLIIYGVILVYLDRYSPQDAFLFYVRIFLVSAFIIISGALFFSREARLKVKFFLLRHLYVSRYNLPEILTRIFSLHQKSNESMNFFIREVMNYFFESYPFSCITFTFSAGDNNIEEKIGENGQGSFPLRFADETSDAKIQLVFYSKVIFDEDDRMNLRLIAELIFRMTYDMHLTRSKVFREKLEIAERLKLFLIHDLKNICHTLNMLEKNISRVQPSEAEEFLNDFRHTVPHLVKRAEKILNTIGILREGNNPTIFSLKEVIDEILKLFHKKHIFITRFDGNDRIYADRAAVMVAIENILRNAHDKSFEADQLEISIQGGIVDENYVLTICDNGIPMPEEVAARIFEPFFTTKKGGIGVGLYQTKEFIVSQHGTVDVQNSPSGVCFIIKLPVGQHDLFHSHVNNLDS; encoded by the coding sequence ATGAAACTCCTCATCCTGTTTACGATCGCCTGCGCAGTCGGCCTGATTTCGCTGATCATAACACGGACTTACAGGAAGAACAGGGCTGCAATAATTTTTTTCACCGCTGATATCGCTCTTCTTATTGTTATCTATTACTTCATGATCAATCTGTATTATATCTTTGCATATCTTGCGCTGCTCTTTCTCTTCCTCTTTATACTCTCAATTATGAGGGTCACATCAAAAAACAGGTCTTTTTTGGTAAAGGATTCTTTGCTCTCTCCGGATACGAGGCGCTCCAGTTACTCATCAGTCCGCGAAGGGATAAATTCTGTTATCAAATATGCGTCTTTCGGGCATTTGGCTTTATCTTCTATTCTCGTATCTGTCTTTATGCTGCCTGAGATATATCACTCTATTGCCATTACTGCGGGAGTCGGAATTGCGTTTTTCTCTCTGATCAACCTCAGTCTGGTCCGCCAGAGAAAGAATCTGCTGGTGTATGACAAGGTCTTTCTTCATGTGCTGTATATCAAGGTCATCGCCCTTGCATTGTCTATGAACCCGTTCTTTCTCTGGAACTATTCTTATATCTCTCCTTTGTCTTCGCTTCTTGTTATAGCCGCCGGTTACGGGGTGCTTTTAAAAGGGGAACTTTTTATCTTCAGGGTCAGGGCATCCGCGGATATGTTATGGAAGGCCCTGCTTCTCATCAGCCTTATTATCTACGGCGTTATCCTTGTTTATCTTGACCGCTACTCCCCGCAGGATGCATTCCTGTTTTATGTCAGGATATTCCTGGTATCTGCATTCATTATAATTTCAGGCGCGCTATTTTTCAGCCGGGAGGCAAGGCTTAAGGTCAAGTTCTTTCTCTTACGCCACTTATATGTCAGCAGATATAATCTCCCTGAGATACTTACCAGAATATTCTCCCTGCACCAGAAGAGCAATGAAAGCATGAACTTTTTTATTAGAGAGGTGATGAATTACTTCTTTGAGAGCTATCCATTTTCCTGTATAACATTCACGTTTTCAGCTGGAGACAATAATATTGAAGAAAAGATAGGCGAGAATGGTCAGGGGAGCTTTCCTCTCAGGTTTGCTGATGAGACAAGCGACGCAAAGATCCAGTTAGTTTTTTACAGCAAAGTGATCTTTGATGAAGACGACAGGATGAATCTCAGGCTTATTGCTGAACTTATATTCCGGATGACATATGACATGCACCTGACCCGCAGCAAAGTCTTCAGGGAGAAGCTGGAGATAGCCGAGAGGCTTAAGCTCTTTCTCATACACGACCTGAAGAACATATGCCATACGCTGAATATGCTTGAGAAGAACATATCAAGGGTGCAGCCCTCGGAGGCTGAGGAGTTTCTGAATGATTTCCGCCACACCGTGCCCCATCTGGTAAAAAGGGCTGAGAAGATACTGAATACCATCGGGATATTGAGAGAGGGAAACAACCCTACTATATTTTCATTGAAAGAGGTAATTGATGAGATCCTCAAGCTCTTTCATAAAAAACATATCTTCATTACAAGGTTTGACGGTAATGACAGGATATATGCCGACAGGGCGGCAGTAATGGTCGCTATTGAGAATATCCTTAGGAACGCGCATGACAAATCTTTTGAGGCAGACCAGCTTGAGATAAGCATACAAGGCGGCATTGTTGATGAGAACTATGTCCTTACAATATGTGATAACGGCATTCCTATGCCGGAAGAGGTTGCCGCAAGGATATTTGAACCTTTCTTTACGACCAAGAAAGGCGGCATAGGGGTAGGGCTTTATCAGACAAAAGAGTTTATAGTCTCACAGCACGGCACCGTGGATGTTCAAAACTCGCCGTCAGGCGTATGTTTTATTATAAAGCTCCCTGTCGGCCAGCATGATCTTTTCCATTCACATGTAAATAATTTAGACAGTTGA
- a CDS encoding prepilin-type N-terminal cleavage/methylation domain-containing protein, which produces MREQKGFTLIELAIVLVIIGIIIGAVLKGQDLIESARIKRFDNSMREWETAVWTYVDRKGTFPGDTDGNGIIGDIGTENSAADYIRDAGFINEPDANPVTIGSLNFYVQFGNDGDLTAPKNVMAICGSADCTTDALTADLIKYVESFDTVIDGVSNGANGSVVCADTITTVPAATGGDEYMVTDVNGGANFTVCGAASHGLVYFFDRGN; this is translated from the coding sequence ATGAGAGAGCAAAAAGGCTTCACACTGATCGAACTTGCGATCGTCCTTGTTATCATCGGCATCATCATCGGCGCCGTATTAAAGGGACAGGATCTTATCGAATCAGCGCGTATCAAGAGGTTTGACAACTCAATGAGAGAGTGGGAGACCGCTGTATGGACGTATGTTGACAGAAAAGGCACATTCCCCGGCGATACTGATGGTAACGGTATTATCGGCGACATCGGAACAGAAAATTCAGCAGCTGATTACATAAGGGATGCAGGTTTCATAAATGAGCCTGATGCAAACCCTGTCACGATCGGCAGTTTGAATTTCTATGTACAGTTCGGCAATGACGGAGATCTAACTGCTCCAAAGAACGTCATGGCGATCTGCGGGAGTGCTGACTGTACTACAGACGCACTTACTGCCGATCTCATTAAATATGTTGAGTCGTTTGACACTGTCATTGACGGTGTATCTAACGGCGCAAATGGAAGCGTGGTCTGTGCTGATACTATTACTACTGTTCCGGCTGCCACAGGCGGTGACGAATATATGGTAACAGATGTAAATGGCGGAGCCAACTTCACAGTTTGCGGTGCTGCCTCTCACGGTTTAGTCTATTTCTTTGACAGAGGTAATTGA